A portion of the Osmia lignaria lignaria isolate PbOS001 chromosome 15, iyOsmLign1, whole genome shotgun sequence genome contains these proteins:
- the LOC117600093 gene encoding uncharacterized protein LOC117600093, with product MGDLSKCKCKENIHHRRRVKITGTKWEQPIPKSNEYWKKFCDNEEKRLIVVRNPFLRYSYHSISKNDSELPDFNTNLIDNAYNFDSSFHVNTDENKTFENSLHRLSCNDTKLFPKAALKTPLQTSTKISDRGCSLPKVVRIPKLDTKGPQPSSDRIFPVKVDHHIRASFGIQNESKAPSKSSSTDSTALPMLDKFLATSSIESTLNKLQKHLKLLEKRNIPEKVATSWKNRHRNKTTETDTEEREHTKSRDETKDQKLPTDRVSLRYSTRFAYKALKHLTSNKNLNFTPKIMEQLSEKSLPKLSEDTSTNGDEKVELLKRVDAEERKQDSKKSLYGEDTERKSIKDSEFTGTDVEGATLKSDQATSKTIPSESRYTSGPSLEFMYPESRESTSARVLASIPRLSGFPRKNCDRCLPCMYRSFEAPLERKISFPRTALQRIISSKNVSITPSSDSSEDSSFTSVSIANLENERMLNDKVECNDVTFDEQNNAVESQIVAEAVQEQHQIVEVTTERKSITDSGISCKTIMKKIKENDSSWKNLKDIEAKPFASFRSESSEEDDSIVISISDEQAKPKYLVPCHAPTVFRPSLEPLRALRHRKPTTLQDRIARLESSSLKKSASIDDLDDVQEKPESVSKDTLQEGKPPPPLMKAKSVLEKLTPEKMQTPPEKKEHILKKGFSFSNFSTSTDFESDNSETLHKVSEDTIKELKAILSKSDSKLPLTKSDEIVGALGNIEESSSTNMLEILCKEFSERLLKSTENDKLNGKKRRKTIATLTRLLVDSKRYLYPDKFPSDLLFSTNQPICCNPRILRRILPLKSYNLIAPVLGLPEWHRKKRTSVEDRKSSLIDQQRPDDGTVSDNDSLLVQPPTLKDIESLSDKEKLGQRRYNPYALFMKKPRRKVVTWRPLKKRDMEGYDPDATLKMRAENTMNTIFHDFCQWVETLGGTDKTIDEEALWDMFEIDFDAEACKAMQVSIREMPVVPTAVALTRNSPDASKLAMTRKHVMKDVKAEQKPAKIKAFGTSIPWDIRFVPPNNQVERRWLQCDNVPKDLETMDVVWKDITHLRSVRGYVEWLKQHPAIPQPEALKKIVSMDAITLKQTEDDEAFAHLELDINEIKSFRVPDSADITS from the exons ATGGGTGACTTGTCCAAATGCAAATGTAAGGAGAACATCCATCACAGAAGGAGAGTAAAAATCACCGGAACCAA ATGGGAGCAACCGATTCCAAAATCGAATGAATATTGGAAGAAATTCTGCGACAATGAGGAGAAGAGATTGATCGTAGTAAGAAATCCTTTTCTTCGCTATTCCTACCATTCCATTTCAAAAAATGATTCCGAACTTCCTGATTTTAATACAAACCTTATTGATAACGCATATAATTTTGATTCTTCGTTTCACGTTAACACAGACGAAAATAAAACGTTCGAAAACTCTTTGCATAGATTATCCTGCAACGATACAAAGTTATTTCCAAAAGCAGCGTTAAAAACTCCATTGCAAACTTCGACAAAAATTTCAGATAGAGGGTGCTCGCTGCCTAAAGTTGTACGAATCCCAAAATTAGATACTAAGGGTCCTCAACCCAGTTCCGATAGGATTTTCCCCGTTAAAGTGGATCACCATATTCGTGCTTCTTTTGGTATTCAAAATGAATCGAAAGCTCCGAGCAAAAGTAGTTCCACTGATTCTACTGCTCTTCCGATGCTCGATAAGTTTCTTGCGACATCGAGCATCGAGTCAACGCTGAATAAATTACAGAAACATTTAAAATTGCTAGAGAAGAGAAACATCCCGGAAAAAGTTGCAACGTCTTGGAAGAATCGTCACAGAAATAAAACTACGGAAACGGACACTGAAGAACGCGAGCATACAAAAAGTCGAGACGAGACGAAAGATCAAAAGCTGCCAACAGATCGAGTTTCCCTCAGGTATTCCACCCGTTTCGCTTACAAAGCGCTCAAACATTTAACCAGCAATAAAAACTTGAACTTCACGCCGAAAATAATGGAGCAATTATCTGAAAAGTCACTTCCAAAGCTAAGCGAAGATACATCTACGAACGGGGATGAAAAAGTGGAGCTACTTAAGAGGGTGGATGCTGAAGAACGTAAACAAGACAGCAAGAAATCTTTGTACGGTGAGGACACGGAAAGAAAGTCGATTAAGGATTCAGAATTCACGGGTACCGATGTCGAAGGAGCAACTTTGAAATCGGACCAGGCAACGTCAAAGACGATTCCCTCGGAATCTCGTTACACGTCGGGACCTAGCCTTGAATTCATGTATCCTGAAAGCAGAGAGAGTACTTCCGCTCGTGTCTTAGCGTCGATTCCAAGATTGTCCGGGTTTCCAAGGAAGAATTGCGACAGGTGTTTACCGTGCATGTACAGATCGTTTGAAGCTCCGCTAGAGCGAAAGATATCTTTTCCTAGGACTGCTCTGCAAAGAATCATAAGCTCAAAAAACGTCAGCATAACACCGTCTAGCGATTCGTCGGAGGATAGCAGTTTCACTTCTGTTAGCATAGCAAACCTCGAGAACGAAAGAATGTTGAATGACAAAGTTGAATGCAACGATGTTACATTTGACGAGCAGAATAATGCTGTTGAAAGTCAAATCGTTGCTGAAGCTGTTCAAGAACAACATCAGATAGTTGAAGTTACGACGGAACGGAAGAGTATTACAGATTCGGGAATCTCGTGTAAAAcgattatgaaaaaaattaaagagaatGATTCGAGTTGGAAAAATTTGAAGGATATCGAAGCGAAGCCTTTCGCTTCGTTTCGCAGTGAAAGCTCCGAGGAGGACGATTCGATTGTCATTTCAATCAGCGACGAGCAAGCTAAGCCGAAATATTTGGTACCCTGTCATGCCCCTACGGTTTTCAGACCCAGCTTAGAACCCTTAAGAGCTTTGAGACACAGAAAACCGACCACCCTGCAAGATCGAATTGCTCGCCTTGAGTCATCATCCTTAAAGAAGAGCGCTTCCATCGACGATCTCGATGACGTTCAAGAGAAACCAGAATCTGTATCAAAAGATACTCTCCAAGAAGGGAAACCTCCGCCTCCTTTGATGAAAGCAAAATCCGTTTTGGAAAAGCTGACGCCAGAAAAAATGCAAACACCTCCAGAAAAGAAAGAGCACATTCTCAAAAAAGGTTTCAGTTTCTCAAATTTTTCTACATCGACAGATTTCGAGTCTGACAATTCAGAAACTCTTCATAAGGTGTCAGAAGATACGATAAAAGAGTTGAAAGCTATTCTTTCAAAATCTGATTCAAAATTACCACTTACAAAGTCAGATGAGATCGTCGGAGCGTTAGGAAATATTGAAGAGTCATCGTCAACGAATATGTTAGAAATCTTGTGCAAAGAGTTTTCGGAACGTCTTTTGAAGTCGACAGAAAACGACAAACTGAATGGAAAGAAACGTAGAAAAACGATCGCGACGCTGACGAGGTTGTTAGTCGATTCTAAACGTTATTTGTACCCCGATAAGTTTCCCTCTGACTTACTTTTCTCCACGAATCAGCCGATCTGTTGCAACCCTCGAATCCTTCGCCGAATCTTGCCCCTAAAATCGTACAATCTGATTGCGCCAGTGCTGGGATTGCCGGAATGGCATCGGAAAAAACGAACCTCGGTCGAAGATAGAAAATCGAGTCTTATCGATCAGCAACGTCCCGATGATGGGACTGTGTCCGACAATGACTCCTTGCTG GTGCAACCACCGACACTGAAAGACATCGAATCGCTGAGTGACAAGGAGAAACTCGGTCAACGTAGATACAATCCTTACGCTCTATTTATGAAGAAACCAAGACGCAAG GTTGTTACGTGGCGTCCGTTGAAGAAACGAGACATGGAGGGCTACGATCCAGACGCAACATTGAAAATGAGGGCGGAAAATACGATGAATACGATATTTCACGATTTTTGCCAGTGGGTCGAAACCTTGGGTGGAACGGATAAGACTATCGACGAAGAGGCTCTCTGGGACATGTTTGAAATCGATTTCGACGCGGAAGCTTGCAAAGCGATGCAg GTATCGATTCGAGAAATGCCTGTGGTGCCTACGGCTGTGGCTTTAACAAGGAACTCCCCCGATGCGAGTAAGCTCGCCATGACGAGGAAACACGTTATGAAAGATGTGAAAGCGGAGCAAAAACCGGCGAAAATAAAAGCCTTCGGGACTAGTATACCTTGGGATATTCGATTTGTACCACCTAATAATCAGGTGGAGAGAAGGTGGTTGCAATGCGACAACGTGCCGAAGGATCTTGAAACGATGGACGTAGTTTGGAAGGATATTACTCATCTAAGAAGCGTGAGAGGATACGTCGAATGGCTTAAACAGCATCCAGCG ATTCCTCAGCCGGAAGCTTTGAAGAAAATCGTATCAATGGATGCTATAACTCTGAAACAGACAGAGGACGACGAAGCGTTCGCGCATCTCGAGCtggatattaatgaaattaagagCTTCAGAGTGCCAGACAGCGCTGATATAACCTCCTGA